A stretch of DNA from Streptomyces sp. NBC_01197:
CCCGAGCGCCCGGCCGTCCCGTCCCGACGGCCGCGTAGGACACCCTCCGCCCCACGTACCACCCCGGTTTCCGCTGCGGTCCGTCACGCCGACATGTCTTCCTGTCCGGCCGCGACGAGACCCCCGGAGGGTTTTCCCGTGTTCTCTTCCTTCTTCACAGCCTTCGCCAGCCTGGTCACGCATATCGCCGACCTGCTCCAGCCGCTCTTCCACGGTTCGGCGACCGCCGTCGCGATCATTCTCTTCACCGTCTGCGTACGGCTCGCAGTGCACCCCCTCTCGCGGGCCACGGCCCGTGGCCAGAAAGCCCGCACCAAGCTCGCCCCACGCGTGGCCGAACTGCGGAAGAAGCACGCCAAGGACCCGCAGAAGATGCAGAAGGCCATCATGGAGCTGCACGCCGAGGAGAAGATCTCCCCGCTCGGCGGCTGCCTCCCGAGCCTCCTGCAGATGCCCGCGTTCTTTGTGACGTACCACCTGTTCTCCAGCCCGCGGATCGGCGGCTCGTCCAACTCCCTGCTCGGACACACCCTCATGGGCAGCCCTCTCGGCGGCCGGCTGAGGGACGCGATCGGGCACGGCGGGCTCCTCGGTGAGCAGGGCGTCATCTACCTGGTGCTCTATGTGATTGTCGCCGCCGTGGCCACCTTCAACTACGGCCGCACCAAGCGGATGATGGCCGCCGCTCCGACCCCCGCCCCCGAGGGGCCCGCGGCCGGGGCGATGGGCGCGATGACCAAGGTGATGCCGCTGATGTCGTTCGCGACGCTCCTCACGGTGTCGTACGTGCCGCTCGCGGCCGCGCTGTACGTCGTCACCAGCACCACCTGGACCGCCGTCGAGCGCGCCTTCCTGTACCGGGACACGCTGCCCGCCGCGGCAGCCGTCGCCAGCCCGGTCTAGTCGCCCCGCGTGATCCAGCACCATGACGGACGGTGCGGCGATCTGACCGGTCCAGCGGCCTGAGCTGCGGCTCGTCCGGGTGCCTTCGGGAAGCCGGGTGGTCCAGCTTGTGAACGGGGTCTTGCGGCCTGGACCTCGAACTTGGAGGATCAGCCAATCCCCCGATGGCCGCAACCCATCGGCCGGACCGGTCCAATCGTTGGGAGACTGACCATGAAGCTGCTGCGTGTCGGAACGGCCGGGGCCGAGCGCCCCGCACTGCTCGACGCCGACGGAACCCTCCGTGACCTCTCCGCGCTGGTTGCGGACATCGACGGCGGGCTGCTCGCCGACGAGGCGACGCTCGACCGGATACGGGCTGCCGCCGCGGCCCGTGTGCTGCCCGCCATCGAAGGCGAGGCGCCGCGGATCGGGCCGCCGGTCGGCCGGATCGGCAAGGTCGTCTGCATCGGGCTGAACTACCACGACCACGCGACGGAGACGGGCGCGGCCATCCCCGCCGAACCGATCGTCTTCATGAAGGCGCCGGACACCGTGGTCGGCCCCGACGACACCGTGCTCGTACCGCGCGGCAGCGAGAAGACCGACTGGGAGGTCGAGCTGGCCGTCGTCATCGGGCGTACGGCCCGTTACCTCGGGTCGGCGGAGGAGGCGCTCGGCCATGTCGCCGGGTACACGATCGCGCACGACGTATCGGAGCGTGCCTTCCAGATCGAGCGCGGCGGCCAGTGGGACAAGGGCAAGAACTGCGAGACGTTCAATCCGCTCGGCCCCTGGCTGGTGACCGCCGACGAGGTGGCCGAACCGCAGGCGCTCCCGCTGAAGCTGTGGGTGAACGGCGAGCTGAAGCAGGACGGCACGACCGCCGACCAGATCTTCCCGGTCGGTGAAGTGGTGCGGTACCTGAGCCAGTTCATGACCCTGTACCCGGGCGATGTCATCAACACCGGTACGCCTGCAGGGGTCGCGATGGGACAGCCCGAACCCAAGCCGTATCTGCGGGCCGGGGACGTCGTGGAGCTGGAGATCGAGGGGCTCGGACGGCAGCGGCAGCCGCTCAAGGACGCGTAGCGGGCGGTCCGGCCGCTCTGTCCTGTTGTCCCTGCCGTTCCTGTCGTCCCTGTTGTGGGGCCGGCCGCGGGCCGGTGGTCACCCACTGGCCCGCCGGGCCTTCGCGGGGGTGCGGCGGCCCTTCGGCAGCAGCAGTGCCGGTACGGCTGCCAGGGCCAGCAGCCCGACCGCCCACCAGTAGCTGAACTGGAAGGCGTCCGCCCGTCCTGCGCCGGCCCCCGGCGGACCGGACGGGTGGGACGCCAGCAGCACCGAGACCAGCGCCGTCCCGGCCGATGTGCCGACCTGGGAGACGATGTTCAGCACCGTGCTCCCCGACGGAACGTCGTCGGGCGCCAGCCCGCGGGTCGCCACCGTGTTGACGGGCATCATCACCATGCCGACGCCCGACCCCATCACCAGCATCGCCGCGCACAGCCGCCAGTACGGCGTGTCAGGACCGACCTGCACAGCGAACAGTGACAGGCCGAGAGCGGACACAGCGATGCCGGAGACCACGATCAGCCGAGGGGACACCCGGTCGGTCCGCCGGGTCGCGATCTGCATCGAGATGCCGACGGTGACCGCGAGCGGAATGCCGAGCAGCCCGGCCCGGGTGGCGCTCAGACCGCGAGCCGTCTGGTAGTACATCGGCGTGAGCAGCATCGAGCCGAAGTAGCCGCAGGGGAACAGGGCCATCGTGGCGATGCCGGCGGCGAACGTACGGTCGCGGAACAGGCGCAGCCTCAGCAGCGGATACCGGGCGGTCAGCCCGCGTGCGACGAAACCCGCGGTCAGCAGCAGCCCCGCGACGGCCGGCAGCAGCGCCCCCGGTGCGGTGAAGTCGCCGTGCGCGCCGCCGGTGGAGAGACCGTAGATCAGCAGGGCGAGACCCGGCGAGAGCATCAGCAGTCCGGGTACGTCCAGCGGCTGCGCAGGCTGCGGCTCGTCGCGGCGCAGCAGCCGCGCCGCGAGCACCAGGGCCACCGCGCCGATCGGCAGGTTGACCAGGAAGATCCAGTGCCAGGACGCGGTGTCGATCAGCCAGCCGCCGAGTACCGGACCGCTCACCGGCCCGATCAGGACCGGGATGCCGAGCAGCGCCATCGGGCGGCCCATCCGTTCGCGGTCGGCGGCGCGAACGACCATCGCCATGCCGACGGGCATCAGCAGCCCGCCGCCGAGCCCCTGGACGACCCGGAAGAACACCAGCGTTTCGAT
This window harbors:
- a CDS encoding YidC/Oxa1 family membrane protein insertase produces the protein MSSCPAATRPPEGFPVFSSFFTAFASLVTHIADLLQPLFHGSATAVAIILFTVCVRLAVHPLSRATARGQKARTKLAPRVAELRKKHAKDPQKMQKAIMELHAEEKISPLGGCLPSLLQMPAFFVTYHLFSSPRIGGSSNSLLGHTLMGSPLGGRLRDAIGHGGLLGEQGVIYLVLYVIVAAVATFNYGRTKRMMAAAPTPAPEGPAAGAMGAMTKVMPLMSFATLLTVSYVPLAAALYVVTSTTWTAVERAFLYRDTLPAAAAVASPV
- a CDS encoding fumarylacetoacetate hydrolase family protein, with the translated sequence MKLLRVGTAGAERPALLDADGTLRDLSALVADIDGGLLADEATLDRIRAAAAARVLPAIEGEAPRIGPPVGRIGKVVCIGLNYHDHATETGAAIPAEPIVFMKAPDTVVGPDDTVLVPRGSEKTDWEVELAVVIGRTARYLGSAEEALGHVAGYTIAHDVSERAFQIERGGQWDKGKNCETFNPLGPWLVTADEVAEPQALPLKLWVNGELKQDGTTADQIFPVGEVVRYLSQFMTLYPGDVINTGTPAGVAMGQPEPKPYLRAGDVVELEIEGLGRQRQPLKDA
- a CDS encoding DHA2 family efflux MFS transporter permease subunit, translating into MGVPDAEVADAQVPAAGAAHGLTGILAVVIVGSVMAVLDVTIVNVALHPLAVAFGAPVSTVQWVSTGYTLALTAVIPLAAWAMRRFGAKRTYLTAITLFAFASGLAALSWNIETLVFFRVVQGLGGGLLMPVGMAMVVRAADRERMGRPMALLGIPVLIGPVSGPVLGGWLIDTASWHWIFLVNLPIGAVALVLAARLLRRDEPQPAQPLDVPGLLMLSPGLALLIYGLSTGGAHGDFTAPGALLPAVAGLLLTAGFVARGLTARYPLLRLRLFRDRTFAAGIATMALFPCGYFGSMLLTPMYYQTARGLSATRAGLLGIPLAVTVGISMQIATRRTDRVSPRLIVVSGIAVSALGLSLFAVQVGPDTPYWRLCAAMLVMGSGVGMVMMPVNTVATRGLAPDDVPSGSTVLNIVSQVGTSAGTALVSVLLASHPSGPPGAGAGRADAFQFSYWWAVGLLALAAVPALLLPKGRRTPAKARRASG